A genomic stretch from Calonectris borealis chromosome 6, bCalBor7.hap1.2, whole genome shotgun sequence includes:
- the NIF3L1 gene encoding NIF3-like protein 1 isoform X11, whose protein sequence is MKYSCMLLPGTQLVRRPLRCIRAWGCLPSRSLMNLRELVCALNDFASLSLAESWDNVGLLVEPSPPHTVNTLFLTNDLTEEVMEEAVQKKADLILSYHPPIFTPLKRVTWKTWKERLVVRALEHRIGIYSPHTAYDAIPHGVNDWLTKGLGACTSVPLHPSTAPSYPAKGTHRVEFCADNTEHLDTVLSKIKDIQEISCLATLPARVEGEEQTRVSLNCSQKALLEVVALLSQNSLLYHKTEILLLQKPLLPHTGMGRLCTLSEPVSLSDLIERIKSHLKLPHVRLAVGMGKTLESPVKKAALCAGSGSSVLKGMEADLYLTGG, encoded by the exons ATGAAGT ATAGCTGCATGCTGCTGCCTGGCACACAGCTGGTTCGCCGGCCTCTCCGCTGCATCCgtgcctggggctgcctgccctcACGCTCCCTCATGAATCTCAGGGAGCTCGTTTGTGCCCTGAATGACTTTGCATCCCTGTCTCTGGCTGAAAGCTGGGACAATGTGGGGTTGCTGGTGGAACCAAGTCCTCCCCACACTGTGAACACCCTTTTCCTCACTAACGATCTCACTGAGGAGGTGATGGAAGAGGCAGTGCAGAAGAAGGCAGACCTTATTCTTTCTTACCACCCTCCTATATTCACACCACTCAAGAGAGTAACGTGGAAGACCTGGAAGGAACGGCTGGTGGTCCGAGCCCTGGAGCACAGAATCGGGATTTACTCTCCGCATACGGCGTACGATGCCATACCTCACGGAGTCAACGACTGGCTAACAAAAGGACTTG GTGCCTGTACTTCCGTCCCACTGCATCCATCAACTGCGCCAAGCTATCCAGCTAAGGGCACTCACCGGGTAGAATTCTGTGCAGACAACACTGagcatctggacacggtcctgtcCAAAATCAAAGACATCCAAGAGATCTCCTGTCTCGCTACTCTCCCTGCCAG GGTTGAAGGTGAGGAGCAAACACGAGTCAGTTTGAACTGCTCTCAGAAAGCACTGTTGGAGGTGGTGGCATTACTGTCCCAGAACAGCCTTCTTTATCACAAGACCGAGATTCTCTTATTACAAAAG cctCTTCTTCCCCATACTGGAATGGGACGTCTGTGCACACTGAGCGAGCCAGTCTCCTTGTCAGACTTAATTGAGCGTATCAAAAGCCACCTAAAATTACCCCACGTCCGCTTAGCCGTGGGAATGGGCAAGACACTAG AATCGCCAGTGAAGAAAGCTGCCCTGTGTGCTGGTTCTGGGAGCAGCGTCCTGAAGGGCATGGAAGCCGACCTCTATCTCACAG GTGGCTGA
- the NIF3L1 gene encoding NIF3-like protein 1 isoform X9, translating into MKCKFHSCMLLPGTQLVRRPLRCIRAWGCLPSRSLMNLRELVCALNDFASLSLAESWDNVGLLVEPSPPHTVNTLFLTNDLTEEVMEEAVQKKADLILSYHPPIFTPLKRVTWKTWKERLVVRALEHRIGIYSPHTAYDAIPHGVNDWLTKGLGACTSVPLHPSTAPSYPAKGTHRVEFCADNTEHLDTVLSKIKDIQEISCLATLPARVEGEEQTRVSLNCSQKALLEVVALLSQNSLLYHKTEILLLQKPLLPHTGMGRLCTLSEPVSLSDLIERIKSHLKLPHVRLAVGMGKTLESPVKKAALCAGSGSSVLKGMEADLYLTGG; encoded by the exons ATGAAGTGTAAGTTCC ATAGCTGCATGCTGCTGCCTGGCACACAGCTGGTTCGCCGGCCTCTCCGCTGCATCCgtgcctggggctgcctgccctcACGCTCCCTCATGAATCTCAGGGAGCTCGTTTGTGCCCTGAATGACTTTGCATCCCTGTCTCTGGCTGAAAGCTGGGACAATGTGGGGTTGCTGGTGGAACCAAGTCCTCCCCACACTGTGAACACCCTTTTCCTCACTAACGATCTCACTGAGGAGGTGATGGAAGAGGCAGTGCAGAAGAAGGCAGACCTTATTCTTTCTTACCACCCTCCTATATTCACACCACTCAAGAGAGTAACGTGGAAGACCTGGAAGGAACGGCTGGTGGTCCGAGCCCTGGAGCACAGAATCGGGATTTACTCTCCGCATACGGCGTACGATGCCATACCTCACGGAGTCAACGACTGGCTAACAAAAGGACTTG GTGCCTGTACTTCCGTCCCACTGCATCCATCAACTGCGCCAAGCTATCCAGCTAAGGGCACTCACCGGGTAGAATTCTGTGCAGACAACACTGagcatctggacacggtcctgtcCAAAATCAAAGACATCCAAGAGATCTCCTGTCTCGCTACTCTCCCTGCCAG GGTTGAAGGTGAGGAGCAAACACGAGTCAGTTTGAACTGCTCTCAGAAAGCACTGTTGGAGGTGGTGGCATTACTGTCCCAGAACAGCCTTCTTTATCACAAGACCGAGATTCTCTTATTACAAAAG cctCTTCTTCCCCATACTGGAATGGGACGTCTGTGCACACTGAGCGAGCCAGTCTCCTTGTCAGACTTAATTGAGCGTATCAAAAGCCACCTAAAATTACCCCACGTCCGCTTAGCCGTGGGAATGGGCAAGACACTAG AATCGCCAGTGAAGAAAGCTGCCCTGTGTGCTGGTTCTGGGAGCAGCGTCCTGAAGGGCATGGAAGCCGACCTCTATCTCACAG GTGGCTGA
- the PPIL3 gene encoding peptidyl-prolyl cis-trans isomerase-like 3 isoform X3 — translation MNFLALCASNYYNGCVFHRNIKGFMVQTGDPLGTGKGGNSIWGKKFEDEFSEYLKHSVRGVVSMANNGPNTNGSQFFITYGKQPHLDMKYTVFGKVIDGLETLDELEKLPVNEKTYRPLNDVRIKDITIHANPFAL, via the exons ATG AATTTCCTGGCTCTTTGTGCTAGTAACTACTACAATGGCTGCGTATTTCACCGGAATATAAAGGGCTTCATGGTTCAGACAGGGGATCCATTAG GCACTGGGAAAGGAGGTAACAGCATCTGGGGCAAGAAGTTTGAAGATGAATTCAGTGAATACCTAAAG caCAGTGTCCGTGGGGTAGTTTCAATGGCAAACAATGGTCCGAATACCAACGGATCGCAGTTCTTCATCACTTACGGCAAGCAACCGCACCTAGACATGAAGTACACTGTCTTTGGGAA agTTATTGATGGCTTGGAGACCCTGGATGAGCTAGAGAAGCTGCCTGTGAATGAGAAAACCTACCGACCTCTTAACGATGTTCGCATTAAAGATATTACAATTCATGCCAACCCTTTTGCTCTGTAG
- the NIF3L1 gene encoding NIF3-like protein 1 isoform X8, with translation MKCKFHSCMLLPGTQLVRRPLRCIRAWGCLPSRSLMNLRELVCALNDFASLSLAESWDNVGLLVEPSPPHTVNTLFLTNDLTEEVMEEAVQKKADLILSYHPPIFTPLKRVTWKTWKERLVVRALEHRIGIYSPHTAYDAIPHGVNDWLTKGLGACTSVPLHPSTAPSYPAKGTHRVEFCADNTEHLDTVLSKIKDIQEISCLATLPARVEGEEQTRVSLNCSQKALLEVVALLSQNSLLYHKTEILLLQKPLLPHTGMGRLCTLSEPVSLSDLIERIKSHLKLPHVRLAVGMGKTLESPVKKAALCAGSGSSVLKGMEADLYLTGWLHRYEEGII, from the exons ATGAAGTGTAAGTTCC ATAGCTGCATGCTGCTGCCTGGCACACAGCTGGTTCGCCGGCCTCTCCGCTGCATCCgtgcctggggctgcctgccctcACGCTCCCTCATGAATCTCAGGGAGCTCGTTTGTGCCCTGAATGACTTTGCATCCCTGTCTCTGGCTGAAAGCTGGGACAATGTGGGGTTGCTGGTGGAACCAAGTCCTCCCCACACTGTGAACACCCTTTTCCTCACTAACGATCTCACTGAGGAGGTGATGGAAGAGGCAGTGCAGAAGAAGGCAGACCTTATTCTTTCTTACCACCCTCCTATATTCACACCACTCAAGAGAGTAACGTGGAAGACCTGGAAGGAACGGCTGGTGGTCCGAGCCCTGGAGCACAGAATCGGGATTTACTCTCCGCATACGGCGTACGATGCCATACCTCACGGAGTCAACGACTGGCTAACAAAAGGACTTG GTGCCTGTACTTCCGTCCCACTGCATCCATCAACTGCGCCAAGCTATCCAGCTAAGGGCACTCACCGGGTAGAATTCTGTGCAGACAACACTGagcatctggacacggtcctgtcCAAAATCAAAGACATCCAAGAGATCTCCTGTCTCGCTACTCTCCCTGCCAG GGTTGAAGGTGAGGAGCAAACACGAGTCAGTTTGAACTGCTCTCAGAAAGCACTGTTGGAGGTGGTGGCATTACTGTCCCAGAACAGCCTTCTTTATCACAAGACCGAGATTCTCTTATTACAAAAG cctCTTCTTCCCCATACTGGAATGGGACGTCTGTGCACACTGAGCGAGCCAGTCTCCTTGTCAGACTTAATTGAGCGTATCAAAAGCCACCTAAAATTACCCCACGTCCGCTTAGCCGTGGGAATGGGCAAGACACTAG AATCGCCAGTGAAGAAAGCTGCCCTGTGTGCTGGTTCTGGGAGCAGCGTCCTGAAGGGCATGGAAGCCGACCTCTATCTCACAG GTTGGCTGCATAGATATGAAGAAGGCATCATTTGA
- the NIF3L1 gene encoding NIF3-like protein 1 isoform X5: MLLPGTQLVRRPLRCIRAWGCLPSRSLMNLRELVCALNDFASLSLAESWDNVGLLVEPSPPHTVNTLFLTNDLTEEVMEEAVQKKADLILSYHPPIFTPLKRVTWKTWKERLVVRALEHRIGIYSPHTAYDAIPHGVNDWLTKGLGACTSVPLHPSTAPSYPAKGTHRVEFCADNTEHLDTVLSKIKDIQEISCLATLPARVEGEEQTRVSLNCSQKALLEVVALLSQNSLLYHKTEILLLQKPLLPHTGMGRLCTLSEPVSLSDLIERIKSHLKLPHVRLAVGMGKTLESPVKKAALCAGSGSSVLKGMEADLYLTGEMSHHDVLDAVANGISVILCEHSNTERGFLSELRDMLAIHLQNKIHIIVSEKDRDPLQVA, from the exons ATGCTGCTGCCTGGCACACAGCTGGTTCGCCGGCCTCTCCGCTGCATCCgtgcctggggctgcctgccctcACGCTCCCTCATGAATCTCAGGGAGCTCGTTTGTGCCCTGAATGACTTTGCATCCCTGTCTCTGGCTGAAAGCTGGGACAATGTGGGGTTGCTGGTGGAACCAAGTCCTCCCCACACTGTGAACACCCTTTTCCTCACTAACGATCTCACTGAGGAGGTGATGGAAGAGGCAGTGCAGAAGAAGGCAGACCTTATTCTTTCTTACCACCCTCCTATATTCACACCACTCAAGAGAGTAACGTGGAAGACCTGGAAGGAACGGCTGGTGGTCCGAGCCCTGGAGCACAGAATCGGGATTTACTCTCCGCATACGGCGTACGATGCCATACCTCACGGAGTCAACGACTGGCTAACAAAAGGACTTG GTGCCTGTACTTCCGTCCCACTGCATCCATCAACTGCGCCAAGCTATCCAGCTAAGGGCACTCACCGGGTAGAATTCTGTGCAGACAACACTGagcatctggacacggtcctgtcCAAAATCAAAGACATCCAAGAGATCTCCTGTCTCGCTACTCTCCCTGCCAG GGTTGAAGGTGAGGAGCAAACACGAGTCAGTTTGAACTGCTCTCAGAAAGCACTGTTGGAGGTGGTGGCATTACTGTCCCAGAACAGCCTTCTTTATCACAAGACCGAGATTCTCTTATTACAAAAG cctCTTCTTCCCCATACTGGAATGGGACGTCTGTGCACACTGAGCGAGCCAGTCTCCTTGTCAGACTTAATTGAGCGTATCAAAAGCCACCTAAAATTACCCCACGTCCGCTTAGCCGTGGGAATGGGCAAGACACTAG AATCGCCAGTGAAGAAAGCTGCCCTGTGTGCTGGTTCTGGGAGCAGCGTCCTGAAGGGCATGGAAGCCGACCTCTATCTCACAG GAGAGATGTCCCACCATGACGTTCTGGATGCAGTTGCCAATGGAATAAGTGTTATTCTGTGTGAGCACAGTAACACTGAGCGAGGCTTCTTGTCAGAGCTGCGTGACATGCTAGCTATCCACCTACAGAACAAAATCCACATAATTGTGTCTGAGAAAGACAGAGATCCCCTCCAGGTGGCATAG
- the NIF3L1 gene encoding NIF3-like protein 1 isoform X10, protein MKCKFHSCMLLPGTQLVRRPLRCIRAWGCLPSRSLMNLRELVCALNDFASLSLAESWDNVGLLVEPSPPHTVNTLFLTNDLTEEVMEEAVQKKADLILSYHPPIFTPLKRVTWKTWKERLVVRALEHRIGIYSPHTAYDAIPHGVNDWLTKGLGACTSVPLHPSTAPSYPAKGTHRVEFCADNTEHLDTVLSKIKDIQEISCLATLPARVEGEEQTRVSLNCSQKALLEVVALLSQNSLLYHKTEILLLQKPLLPHTGMGRLCTLSEPVSLSDLIERIKSHLKLPHVRLAVGMGKTLESPVKKAALCAGSGSSVLKGMEADLYLTG, encoded by the exons ATGAAGTGTAAGTTCC ATAGCTGCATGCTGCTGCCTGGCACACAGCTGGTTCGCCGGCCTCTCCGCTGCATCCgtgcctggggctgcctgccctcACGCTCCCTCATGAATCTCAGGGAGCTCGTTTGTGCCCTGAATGACTTTGCATCCCTGTCTCTGGCTGAAAGCTGGGACAATGTGGGGTTGCTGGTGGAACCAAGTCCTCCCCACACTGTGAACACCCTTTTCCTCACTAACGATCTCACTGAGGAGGTGATGGAAGAGGCAGTGCAGAAGAAGGCAGACCTTATTCTTTCTTACCACCCTCCTATATTCACACCACTCAAGAGAGTAACGTGGAAGACCTGGAAGGAACGGCTGGTGGTCCGAGCCCTGGAGCACAGAATCGGGATTTACTCTCCGCATACGGCGTACGATGCCATACCTCACGGAGTCAACGACTGGCTAACAAAAGGACTTG GTGCCTGTACTTCCGTCCCACTGCATCCATCAACTGCGCCAAGCTATCCAGCTAAGGGCACTCACCGGGTAGAATTCTGTGCAGACAACACTGagcatctggacacggtcctgtcCAAAATCAAAGACATCCAAGAGATCTCCTGTCTCGCTACTCTCCCTGCCAG GGTTGAAGGTGAGGAGCAAACACGAGTCAGTTTGAACTGCTCTCAGAAAGCACTGTTGGAGGTGGTGGCATTACTGTCCCAGAACAGCCTTCTTTATCACAAGACCGAGATTCTCTTATTACAAAAG cctCTTCTTCCCCATACTGGAATGGGACGTCTGTGCACACTGAGCGAGCCAGTCTCCTTGTCAGACTTAATTGAGCGTATCAAAAGCCACCTAAAATTACCCCACGTCCGCTTAGCCGTGGGAATGGGCAAGACACTAG AATCGCCAGTGAAGAAAGCTGCCCTGTGTGCTGGTTCTGGGAGCAGCGTCCTGAAGGGCATGGAAGCCGACCTCTATCTCACAG
- the PPIL3 gene encoding peptidyl-prolyl cis-trans isomerase-like 3 isoform X2, with the protein MAVTLHTDVGDIKIELFCERTPKTCENFLALCASNYYNGCVFHRNIKGFMVQTGDPLGTGKGGNSIWGKKFEDEFSEYLKHSVRGVVSMANNGPNTNGSQFFITYGKQPHLDMKYTVFGNLPFHPCPKGCSLILSKLQNNWMHSCRVY; encoded by the exons ATG GCTGTCACGCTGCATACTGATGTAGGAGATATTAAAATTGAATTGTTCTGTGAGCGTACACCAAAGACTTGCGAA AATTTCCTGGCTCTTTGTGCTAGTAACTACTACAATGGCTGCGTATTTCACCGGAATATAAAGGGCTTCATGGTTCAGACAGGGGATCCATTAG GCACTGGGAAAGGAGGTAACAGCATCTGGGGCAAGAAGTTTGAAGATGAATTCAGTGAATACCTAAAG caCAGTGTCCGTGGGGTAGTTTCAATGGCAAACAATGGTCCGAATACCAACGGATCGCAGTTCTTCATCACTTACGGCAAGCAACCGCACCTAGACATGAAGTACACTGTCTTTGGGAA CTTGCCTTTTCATCCATGCCCAAAAGGATGCAGCCTCATTTTAAGCAAACTCCAGAACAACTGGATGCACAGTTGTAGGGTCTACTGA
- the PPIL3 gene encoding peptidyl-prolyl cis-trans isomerase-like 3 isoform X1, which yields MAVTLHTDVGDIKIELFCERTPKTCENFLALCASNYYNGCVFHRNIKGFMVQTGDPLGTGKGGNSIWGKKFEDEFSEYLKHSVRGVVSMANNGPNTNGSQFFITYGKQPHLDMKYTVFGKVIDGLETLDELEKLPVNEKTYRPLNDVRIKDITIHANPFAL from the exons ATG GCTGTCACGCTGCATACTGATGTAGGAGATATTAAAATTGAATTGTTCTGTGAGCGTACACCAAAGACTTGCGAA AATTTCCTGGCTCTTTGTGCTAGTAACTACTACAATGGCTGCGTATTTCACCGGAATATAAAGGGCTTCATGGTTCAGACAGGGGATCCATTAG GCACTGGGAAAGGAGGTAACAGCATCTGGGGCAAGAAGTTTGAAGATGAATTCAGTGAATACCTAAAG caCAGTGTCCGTGGGGTAGTTTCAATGGCAAACAATGGTCCGAATACCAACGGATCGCAGTTCTTCATCACTTACGGCAAGCAACCGCACCTAGACATGAAGTACACTGTCTTTGGGAA agTTATTGATGGCTTGGAGACCCTGGATGAGCTAGAGAAGCTGCCTGTGAATGAGAAAACCTACCGACCTCTTAACGATGTTCGCATTAAAGATATTACAATTCATGCCAACCCTTTTGCTCTGTAG
- the NIF3L1 gene encoding NIF3-like protein 1 isoform X3 translates to MKCKFHSCMLLPGTQLVRRPLRCIRAWGCLPSRSLMNLRELVCALNDFASLSLAESWDNVGLLVEPSPPHTVNTLFLTNDLTEEVMEEAVQKKADLILSYHPPIFTPLKRVTWKTWKERLVVRALEHRIGIYSPHTAYDAIPHGVNDWLTKGLGACTSVPLHPSTAPSYPAKGTHRVEFCADNTEHLDTVLSKIKDIQEISCLATLPARVEGEEQTRVSLNCSQKALLEVVALLSQNSLLYHKTEILLLQKPLLPHTGMGRLCTLSEPVSLSDLIERIKSHLKLPHVRLAVGMGKTLESPVKKAALCAGSGSSVLKGMEADLYLTGEMSHHDVLDAVANGISVILCEHSNTERGFLSELRDMLAIHLQNKIHIIVSEKDRDPLQVA, encoded by the exons ATGAAGTGTAAGTTCC ATAGCTGCATGCTGCTGCCTGGCACACAGCTGGTTCGCCGGCCTCTCCGCTGCATCCgtgcctggggctgcctgccctcACGCTCCCTCATGAATCTCAGGGAGCTCGTTTGTGCCCTGAATGACTTTGCATCCCTGTCTCTGGCTGAAAGCTGGGACAATGTGGGGTTGCTGGTGGAACCAAGTCCTCCCCACACTGTGAACACCCTTTTCCTCACTAACGATCTCACTGAGGAGGTGATGGAAGAGGCAGTGCAGAAGAAGGCAGACCTTATTCTTTCTTACCACCCTCCTATATTCACACCACTCAAGAGAGTAACGTGGAAGACCTGGAAGGAACGGCTGGTGGTCCGAGCCCTGGAGCACAGAATCGGGATTTACTCTCCGCATACGGCGTACGATGCCATACCTCACGGAGTCAACGACTGGCTAACAAAAGGACTTG GTGCCTGTACTTCCGTCCCACTGCATCCATCAACTGCGCCAAGCTATCCAGCTAAGGGCACTCACCGGGTAGAATTCTGTGCAGACAACACTGagcatctggacacggtcctgtcCAAAATCAAAGACATCCAAGAGATCTCCTGTCTCGCTACTCTCCCTGCCAG GGTTGAAGGTGAGGAGCAAACACGAGTCAGTTTGAACTGCTCTCAGAAAGCACTGTTGGAGGTGGTGGCATTACTGTCCCAGAACAGCCTTCTTTATCACAAGACCGAGATTCTCTTATTACAAAAG cctCTTCTTCCCCATACTGGAATGGGACGTCTGTGCACACTGAGCGAGCCAGTCTCCTTGTCAGACTTAATTGAGCGTATCAAAAGCCACCTAAAATTACCCCACGTCCGCTTAGCCGTGGGAATGGGCAAGACACTAG AATCGCCAGTGAAGAAAGCTGCCCTGTGTGCTGGTTCTGGGAGCAGCGTCCTGAAGGGCATGGAAGCCGACCTCTATCTCACAG GAGAGATGTCCCACCATGACGTTCTGGATGCAGTTGCCAATGGAATAAGTGTTATTCTGTGTGAGCACAGTAACACTGAGCGAGGCTTCTTGTCAGAGCTGCGTGACATGCTAGCTATCCACCTACAGAACAAAATCCACATAATTGTGTCTGAGAAAGACAGAGATCCCCTCCAGGTGGCATAG
- the NIF3L1 gene encoding NIF3-like protein 1 isoform X4: protein MKYSCMLLPGTQLVRRPLRCIRAWGCLPSRSLMNLRELVCALNDFASLSLAESWDNVGLLVEPSPPHTVNTLFLTNDLTEEVMEEAVQKKADLILSYHPPIFTPLKRVTWKTWKERLVVRALEHRIGIYSPHTAYDAIPHGVNDWLTKGLGACTSVPLHPSTAPSYPAKGTHRVEFCADNTEHLDTVLSKIKDIQEISCLATLPARVEGEEQTRVSLNCSQKALLEVVALLSQNSLLYHKTEILLLQKPLLPHTGMGRLCTLSEPVSLSDLIERIKSHLKLPHVRLAVGMGKTLESPVKKAALCAGSGSSVLKGMEADLYLTGEMSHHDVLDAVANGISVILCEHSNTERGFLSELRDMLAIHLQNKIHIIVSEKDRDPLQVA, encoded by the exons ATGAAGT ATAGCTGCATGCTGCTGCCTGGCACACAGCTGGTTCGCCGGCCTCTCCGCTGCATCCgtgcctggggctgcctgccctcACGCTCCCTCATGAATCTCAGGGAGCTCGTTTGTGCCCTGAATGACTTTGCATCCCTGTCTCTGGCTGAAAGCTGGGACAATGTGGGGTTGCTGGTGGAACCAAGTCCTCCCCACACTGTGAACACCCTTTTCCTCACTAACGATCTCACTGAGGAGGTGATGGAAGAGGCAGTGCAGAAGAAGGCAGACCTTATTCTTTCTTACCACCCTCCTATATTCACACCACTCAAGAGAGTAACGTGGAAGACCTGGAAGGAACGGCTGGTGGTCCGAGCCCTGGAGCACAGAATCGGGATTTACTCTCCGCATACGGCGTACGATGCCATACCTCACGGAGTCAACGACTGGCTAACAAAAGGACTTG GTGCCTGTACTTCCGTCCCACTGCATCCATCAACTGCGCCAAGCTATCCAGCTAAGGGCACTCACCGGGTAGAATTCTGTGCAGACAACACTGagcatctggacacggtcctgtcCAAAATCAAAGACATCCAAGAGATCTCCTGTCTCGCTACTCTCCCTGCCAG GGTTGAAGGTGAGGAGCAAACACGAGTCAGTTTGAACTGCTCTCAGAAAGCACTGTTGGAGGTGGTGGCATTACTGTCCCAGAACAGCCTTCTTTATCACAAGACCGAGATTCTCTTATTACAAAAG cctCTTCTTCCCCATACTGGAATGGGACGTCTGTGCACACTGAGCGAGCCAGTCTCCTTGTCAGACTTAATTGAGCGTATCAAAAGCCACCTAAAATTACCCCACGTCCGCTTAGCCGTGGGAATGGGCAAGACACTAG AATCGCCAGTGAAGAAAGCTGCCCTGTGTGCTGGTTCTGGGAGCAGCGTCCTGAAGGGCATGGAAGCCGACCTCTATCTCACAG GAGAGATGTCCCACCATGACGTTCTGGATGCAGTTGCCAATGGAATAAGTGTTATTCTGTGTGAGCACAGTAACACTGAGCGAGGCTTCTTGTCAGAGCTGCGTGACATGCTAGCTATCCACCTACAGAACAAAATCCACATAATTGTGTCTGAGAAAGACAGAGATCCCCTCCAGGTGGCATAG
- the NIF3L1 gene encoding NIF3-like protein 1 isoform X7, which translates to MKCKFHSCMLLPGTQLVRRPLRCIRAWGCLPSRSLMNLRELVCALNDFASLSLAESWDNVGLLVEPSPPHTVNTLFLTNDLTEEVMEEAVQKKADLILSYHPPIFTPLKRVTWKTWKERLVVRALEHRIGIYSPHTAYDAIPHGVNDWLTKGLGACTSVPLHPSTAPSYPAKGTHRVEFCADNTEHLDTVLSKIKDIQEISCLATLPARVEGEEQTRVSLNCSQKALLEVVALLSQNSLLYHKTEILLLQKPLLPHTGMGRLCTLSEPVSLSDLIERIKSHLKLPHVRLAVGMGKTLESPVKKAALCAGSGSSVLKGMEADLYLTDLTVMLGKYPLTTR; encoded by the exons ATGAAGTGTAAGTTCC ATAGCTGCATGCTGCTGCCTGGCACACAGCTGGTTCGCCGGCCTCTCCGCTGCATCCgtgcctggggctgcctgccctcACGCTCCCTCATGAATCTCAGGGAGCTCGTTTGTGCCCTGAATGACTTTGCATCCCTGTCTCTGGCTGAAAGCTGGGACAATGTGGGGTTGCTGGTGGAACCAAGTCCTCCCCACACTGTGAACACCCTTTTCCTCACTAACGATCTCACTGAGGAGGTGATGGAAGAGGCAGTGCAGAAGAAGGCAGACCTTATTCTTTCTTACCACCCTCCTATATTCACACCACTCAAGAGAGTAACGTGGAAGACCTGGAAGGAACGGCTGGTGGTCCGAGCCCTGGAGCACAGAATCGGGATTTACTCTCCGCATACGGCGTACGATGCCATACCTCACGGAGTCAACGACTGGCTAACAAAAGGACTTG GTGCCTGTACTTCCGTCCCACTGCATCCATCAACTGCGCCAAGCTATCCAGCTAAGGGCACTCACCGGGTAGAATTCTGTGCAGACAACACTGagcatctggacacggtcctgtcCAAAATCAAAGACATCCAAGAGATCTCCTGTCTCGCTACTCTCCCTGCCAG GGTTGAAGGTGAGGAGCAAACACGAGTCAGTTTGAACTGCTCTCAGAAAGCACTGTTGGAGGTGGTGGCATTACTGTCCCAGAACAGCCTTCTTTATCACAAGACCGAGATTCTCTTATTACAAAAG cctCTTCTTCCCCATACTGGAATGGGACGTCTGTGCACACTGAGCGAGCCAGTCTCCTTGTCAGACTTAATTGAGCGTATCAAAAGCCACCTAAAATTACCCCACGTCCGCTTAGCCGTGGGAATGGGCAAGACACTAG AATCGCCAGTGAAGAAAGCTGCCCTGTGTGCTGGTTCTGGGAGCAGCGTCCTGAAGGGCATGGAAGCCGACCTCTATCTCACAG